A stretch of Bordetella genomosp. 13 DNA encodes these proteins:
- the tyrS gene encoding tyrosine--tRNA ligase, whose translation MASSNPPSDAALSPEVEADLRVALRGCDELLVETEFARKLAKSRSTGVPLRIKLGLDPTAPDIHLGHTVVLNKMRQLQDLGHNVIFLIGDFTATIGDPSGRNSTRPPLTREQIEHNAQTYYAQASLVLDPARTEIRYNSEWCDPLGARGIIQLASRYTVARMMEREDFTKRFKGGVPIAVHEFLYPLLQGYDSVALKSDVELGGTDQKFNLLVGRELQKEYGQEPQCVLTMPLLEGTDGVEKMSKSKGNYIGISEAPESMFGKIMSISDTLMWRYFELLSFRSLEDIAALRAETENGRNPRDAKVMLAQELVARFHSAQAAENALSAFEARFRDGAMPEDMPEIAVAGAPMGILRLLREAGLAASSSEAQRNLEQGGVRIDGVRVDDKSLQLAAGSYVLQVGKRKFARVNLGG comes from the coding sequence ATGGCCTCTTCCAACCCCCCGTCCGACGCCGCTCTGTCCCCTGAAGTCGAAGCCGATCTGCGCGTTGCGCTGCGCGGCTGCGACGAACTACTGGTCGAGACGGAATTCGCCCGCAAGCTGGCCAAAAGCCGTTCCACCGGCGTGCCGCTGCGCATCAAGCTGGGCCTGGACCCCACCGCGCCCGACATCCACCTGGGCCATACGGTGGTACTGAACAAGATGCGCCAGCTGCAGGATCTGGGGCACAACGTCATCTTCCTCATCGGCGACTTCACCGCCACGATCGGCGATCCCAGCGGCCGCAATTCGACCCGCCCGCCGCTCACGCGCGAGCAGATCGAGCACAACGCCCAGACCTACTATGCACAGGCGAGCCTGGTGCTCGATCCCGCCCGCACCGAGATCCGCTACAACTCCGAGTGGTGCGACCCGCTGGGCGCGCGCGGCATCATCCAGCTGGCCTCGCGCTACACCGTGGCCCGCATGATGGAGCGCGAAGACTTCACCAAGCGCTTCAAGGGCGGCGTGCCCATCGCCGTGCATGAATTCCTGTACCCCCTGCTGCAGGGCTACGACTCGGTGGCGCTCAAGTCCGACGTCGAACTGGGCGGCACCGACCAGAAGTTCAACCTGCTGGTCGGCCGCGAGCTGCAGAAGGAATACGGGCAAGAGCCTCAGTGCGTGCTGACCATGCCGCTGCTCGAGGGCACCGACGGCGTCGAGAAGATGTCCAAGTCCAAGGGCAACTACATCGGCATCTCCGAGGCGCCCGAGTCCATGTTCGGCAAGATCATGTCGATCTCGGACACGCTGATGTGGCGCTACTTCGAGCTGCTGTCGTTCCGTTCGCTGGAAGATATCGCCGCGCTGCGCGCCGAGACCGAAAACGGCCGCAATCCGCGCGACGCCAAGGTGATGCTGGCCCAGGAACTCGTGGCGCGCTTCCATTCGGCGCAGGCCGCGGAAAACGCGCTGTCCGCCTTCGAGGCGCGCTTTCGCGATGGCGCCATGCCCGAGGACATGCCCGAGATCGCCGTGGCCGGCGCGCCCATGGGCATCCTGCGCCTGCTGCGCGAAGCGGGCCTGGCGGCATCCAGTTCCGAAGCGCAGCGCAATCTCGAGCAGGGCGGGGTGCGCATCGATGGCGTGCGCGTGGACGACAAGTCGTTGCAATTGGCAGCCGGCAGCTATGTGCTGCAGGTCGGCAAGCGCAAGTTCGCCCGTGTTAATTTGGGCGGGTAG
- a CDS encoding M23 family metallopeptidase, giving the protein MNRGLDCLVRSIRHKVAVLIAPPKQTVSRGGALIRRTLVVTALGLFAGAAALGMVQQPDHTELPPLRLVNSPMPLSAEQMQVSTATDAPYINETRIRRGDTLATVLQRLDIDNPRLQSFLTHDASARSIYKLYPGRSVQAAVDEAGNLQWLRYIHTPGAEDDGQVSTRMLYVESDGADGYTAREVTEGTRLETRVAVGTIRSSLFAATDAAGVPDSITLQIAEILGSKMDFLRDLRQGDQFRVVYETRSHDGRYAGAGRVLAVEFVNGSKTYNAVWFNPDGKSGAYYDFEGTNLRGAFLRTALKFTRISSTFGMRMHPIHKTWTGHKGVDYAAPTGTPIHSTADGTVEFAGWQNGYGNVVIVKHHGQYSTLYGHQSRLAEGIRKGATVSQGQLIGYVGSTGWATGPHLHYEFRVDNRPVDPLSVDLPVARTLEANERKAFADAVAPYRAQIEMLTALQQTPPEGSTTVAAR; this is encoded by the coding sequence ATGAATCGTGGCCTGGACTGCCTGGTACGCAGCATACGACACAAGGTGGCCGTCCTGATCGCCCCCCCCAAACAAACGGTTTCCCGCGGCGGAGCCCTCATCCGCCGAACGCTGGTGGTTACCGCGCTGGGCCTGTTCGCCGGCGCCGCCGCGCTGGGCATGGTGCAACAGCCCGACCACACCGAACTGCCTCCGCTGCGACTGGTGAACAGCCCGATGCCGCTGTCGGCCGAACAGATGCAGGTCAGCACCGCCACCGACGCGCCCTACATCAATGAAACCCGCATCCGCCGCGGCGACACGCTGGCCACGGTGCTGCAGCGCCTGGACATCGACAATCCCAGGCTGCAAAGCTTCCTGACGCACGACGCCAGCGCCCGCAGCATCTACAAGCTGTACCCCGGCCGCTCGGTGCAGGCCGCGGTCGACGAAGCCGGCAACCTGCAGTGGCTGCGCTACATCCACACCCCGGGCGCCGAGGACGACGGTCAGGTCTCCACGCGCATGCTGTACGTCGAAAGCGACGGCGCCGACGGCTACACGGCACGCGAAGTCACCGAAGGCACCCGCCTCGAAACGCGCGTGGCGGTGGGCACCATCCGCTCGTCGCTGTTCGCGGCCACCGACGCGGCCGGCGTGCCCGATTCGATCACGCTGCAGATCGCCGAAATCCTGGGCTCCAAAATGGATTTCCTGCGCGACCTGCGCCAGGGCGACCAGTTCCGCGTGGTGTACGAAACCCGCTCGCACGACGGCCGCTATGCCGGCGCCGGGCGCGTGCTCGCCGTCGAGTTCGTCAACGGCAGCAAGACCTACAACGCGGTCTGGTTCAATCCCGACGGCAAGTCGGGGGCGTACTACGACTTCGAAGGCACCAACCTGCGCGGCGCCTTCCTGCGCACGGCGCTGAAGTTCACGCGCATCAGCTCGACCTTCGGCATGCGCATGCACCCCATCCACAAGACCTGGACGGGCCACAAGGGCGTGGACTACGCCGCCCCCACGGGCACGCCGATCCACTCCACCGCTGACGGCACCGTCGAGTTCGCGGGCTGGCAGAACGGCTACGGCAACGTGGTTATCGTGAAGCACCACGGCCAGTACTCCACCCTGTATGGCCACCAGAGCAGGCTGGCCGAAGGCATCCGCAAGGGCGCCACGGTGTCGCAAGGCCAGCTTATCGGCTACGTCGGTTCCACGGGCTGGGCCACCGGCCCGCACCTGCACTACGAGTTCCGCGTGGACAACCGTCCCGTCGATCCGCTTTCCGTCGACCTGCCCGTGGCCCGCACGCTGGAAGCCAATGAGCGCAAGGCCTTCGCGGACGCGGTCGCGCCTTATCGCGCACAGATCGAGATGCTGACCGCCCTGCAGCAGACGCCGCCCGAAGGCAGCACCACTGTGGCGGCGCGCTGA
- a CDS encoding anhydro-N-acetylmuramic acid kinase yields MPTIIDGPDGIATGRFFIGLMSGTSTDGVDGVLVSLQAGTRPALHASVSLDMPAELRDELLALNRSGADELARGALAGNALARLYAQAVAELLEQSGLPASSVTAVGAHGQTVRHRPELGYTLQLNAPALLAELTGIDVVADFRSRDVAAGGQGAPLVPPFHAAMFGGTQPRAVLNLGGIANLTLLDDGPPRGFDTGPANMLLDAWCRQHTGLAYDNEGRWAATGSVDAGLLRHLIDSEPWFSLPPPKSTGRDLFDTAWLSQRLHAYGADSLAPADVQATLQRLTARTVADALQATLPHARDVLVCGGGARNTGLINDLADCLQRPVHPTDSEGVPAQWVEALAFAWLAQAHVDRVPASVPAVTGARGARILGALYPH; encoded by the coding sequence ATGCCGACCATCATCGACGGCCCGGACGGCATCGCCACGGGCCGTTTTTTCATTGGCCTGATGTCCGGCACCAGCACGGACGGCGTGGACGGCGTGCTGGTGAGCCTGCAAGCGGGCACACGGCCCGCCCTGCACGCCAGCGTCAGCCTGGACATGCCCGCCGAGTTGCGCGACGAACTGCTGGCGCTGAACCGCAGCGGCGCCGACGAGCTGGCTCGCGGGGCGCTGGCGGGCAACGCCCTGGCCCGGCTGTACGCGCAGGCCGTGGCCGAACTGCTCGAGCAGTCCGGCCTGCCCGCCTCGTCCGTCACGGCCGTCGGCGCGCACGGCCAGACCGTCAGGCATCGGCCCGAACTGGGCTACACGCTGCAATTGAACGCGCCGGCCCTGCTGGCCGAACTGACGGGCATCGACGTGGTGGCGGATTTCCGCAGCCGGGACGTGGCCGCCGGCGGACAGGGCGCGCCGCTGGTGCCGCCCTTTCATGCCGCCATGTTCGGCGGCACGCAGCCGCGCGCGGTGCTCAACCTGGGCGGCATCGCCAACCTGACGCTGCTGGATGACGGTCCGCCACGCGGCTTCGATACGGGTCCCGCCAACATGCTGCTGGACGCGTGGTGCCGCCAGCATACCGGCCTGGCCTATGACAACGAAGGCCGATGGGCCGCCACCGGAAGCGTCGACGCCGGACTGCTGCGGCACCTGATCGACAGCGAGCCCTGGTTCTCGCTGCCGCCGCCCAAATCCACGGGGCGCGATCTGTTCGACACCGCATGGCTGTCGCAGCGCCTGCACGCCTACGGCGCCGATTCGCTGGCGCCCGCGGACGTACAGGCCACGCTGCAGCGCCTGACGGCCCGCACCGTGGCCGACGCCCTGCAAGCCACGTTGCCGCACGCGCGCGACGTGCTGGTGTGCGGGGGCGGAGCGCGCAACACGGGGTTGATAAACGATCTGGCGGACTGCCTGCAGCGCCCTGTGCACCCCACCGACAGCGAAGGCGTGCCCGCCCAATGGGTGGAAGCGCTGGCCTTTGCCTGGCTGGCGCAGGCGCATGTGGACAGGGTGCCGGCCAGCGTGCCGGCGGTGACGGGAGCGCGCGGGGCGCGCATCCTGGGCGCGCTGTATCCGCACTAG
- the erpA gene encoding iron-sulfur cluster insertion protein ErpA yields the protein MNAVTETVDLQAPPPVPLVFTDSAAIKVKDLLAEEGNPDLKLRVFVQGGGCSGFQYGFTFDEVVNEDDTVLDKNGVQLLVDPMSFQYLVGAEIDYKEDLEGAQFVIRNPNATTTCGCGSSFSV from the coding sequence ATGAACGCTGTCACCGAAACCGTAGACCTGCAGGCCCCGCCGCCCGTGCCCCTGGTCTTCACCGATTCCGCCGCCATCAAGGTCAAGGACCTGCTGGCCGAGGAAGGCAACCCTGACCTGAAGCTGCGCGTGTTCGTGCAAGGCGGCGGCTGTTCCGGCTTCCAATACGGCTTCACGTTCGACGAAGTCGTCAACGAAGACGACACCGTGCTCGACAAGAACGGCGTGCAGCTGCTGGTCGACCCGATGAGCTTCCAGTACCTGGTAGGCGCCGAGATCGACTACAAAGAAGATCTGGAAGGCGCGCAGTTCGTCATCCGCAATCCCAACGCCACCACCACCTGCGGTTGCGGTTCGTCCTTCTCGGTATAA
- a CDS encoding DUF6776 family protein, giving the protein MQDAHAPNSSRPRSPRRVARIAWLVLVLGAGVLLGVGVASRYAQEPQKGMVVLTADQAAAQRLALRQREADIQRLRTDLDTAGGELAIERAARIELEAQLKIAQEEAGRARDQLAFFEQLLPAGPEGAVDIRGAQLERSGQALAYKVLLMRSGRASDTPFAGALRFHAVGRQNEQKAEFDLAPLRVKEDRPAGTGSQAREAASDSAPGQQPSDKPAGNALPIQFDQYLRSQGMLELPEGFVPETVTVSVLEGDAVRASRVVPLILSPASPGL; this is encoded by the coding sequence ATGCAAGACGCCCACGCACCGAACTCCAGCCGGCCGCGCTCGCCACGCAGAGTGGCGCGCATCGCGTGGCTGGTCCTGGTGCTGGGCGCTGGCGTGCTGCTTGGCGTGGGCGTGGCGTCCCGTTATGCGCAAGAGCCGCAGAAGGGCATGGTGGTGCTTACCGCAGACCAGGCCGCGGCGCAGCGCTTGGCGCTGCGGCAGCGCGAGGCCGACATACAGCGTCTGCGCACCGATCTCGACACCGCCGGCGGCGAACTGGCCATCGAACGCGCGGCGCGCATCGAGCTCGAGGCCCAGCTGAAGATCGCGCAGGAAGAAGCGGGCCGTGCGCGCGACCAATTGGCATTCTTCGAGCAATTGCTGCCCGCGGGCCCCGAGGGCGCGGTCGACATCCGCGGGGCTCAGTTGGAACGATCGGGCCAGGCGCTGGCCTACAAGGTGCTGCTGATGCGGTCGGGCCGGGCCAGCGACACGCCTTTTGCGGGCGCGTTGCGGTTCCACGCGGTGGGCAGGCAGAACGAGCAGAAGGCGGAGTTCGATCTGGCGCCGTTGCGCGTGAAAGAGGACCGTCCCGCAGGCACGGGCAGCCAGGCGCGCGAAGCAGCATCCGATTCGGCGCCCGGGCAGCAGCCGTCCGACAAACCCGCCGGCAATGCGCTGCCCATCCAGTTCGACCAGTACCTGCGCAGCCAGGGCATGCTGGAGCTGCCGGAGGGTTTCGTCCCCGAAACCGTTACGGTCAGCGTGCTCGAGGGCGACGCGGTGCGCGCCTCGCGCGTCGTCCCGCTGATTTTGAGTCCGGCTTCGCCTGGGCTATAG
- the argC gene encoding N-acetyl-gamma-glutamyl-phosphate reductase — MAQASNSRIKVGIVGGTGYTGVELLRLLSQHPNAELVAITSRKEDGLPVADMYPNLRGHVDLAFSAPEKARLTDCDVVFFATPHGVAMAQAQELLATGTRVIDLAADFRLQDTAVFERWYKMPHSCPDVLAESVYGLVELNREAISKARVIGNPGCYPTTVLLGLAPLLEGGKQLVDTQTLIADCKSGVSGAGRKAEVATLFSEASDNFKAYGLPGHRHHPEITAQLEKISGGAVSLTFVPHLVPMIRGMFSTIYARIQPGARDTDFQALFEQRYADERFVDVLPAGSAPETRSVRGSNMLRISVQRPNNGDLLIVLVVQDNLVKGAAGQAVQNMNLMFGLPESAGLDQVAILP, encoded by the coding sequence ATGGCTCAAGCATCGAACTCCCGCATCAAGGTTGGCATCGTCGGCGGCACCGGCTATACCGGCGTCGAACTGTTGCGCCTGCTGTCTCAGCACCCCAACGCAGAACTGGTGGCCATCACGTCCCGCAAGGAAGACGGACTGCCCGTGGCCGACATGTATCCGAACCTGCGCGGCCACGTCGATCTGGCCTTCAGCGCGCCCGAAAAGGCGCGGCTTACCGATTGCGACGTGGTGTTCTTCGCCACGCCGCACGGCGTGGCCATGGCCCAAGCTCAGGAACTGCTGGCCACCGGCACGCGCGTCATCGACCTGGCAGCCGACTTCCGCCTGCAGGACACCGCGGTGTTCGAGCGCTGGTACAAGATGCCGCACAGCTGCCCCGACGTCCTGGCCGAATCCGTCTACGGCCTGGTCGAACTCAACCGTGAAGCCATCTCCAAGGCGCGCGTCATCGGCAATCCGGGCTGCTATCCCACCACGGTGCTGCTGGGCCTGGCCCCGCTGCTCGAGGGCGGCAAGCAACTGGTCGACACGCAGACCCTGATCGCCGACTGCAAGTCGGGCGTGTCGGGCGCGGGCCGCAAGGCCGAAGTGGCCACGCTGTTTTCCGAAGCGTCCGACAACTTCAAGGCATATGGCCTGCCCGGCCATCGCCACCACCCCGAAATCACGGCGCAGCTCGAGAAGATCTCGGGCGGCGCCGTGTCGCTGACCTTTGTGCCCCATCTGGTGCCGATGATCCGCGGCATGTTCTCCACCATCTACGCCCGCATCCAGCCTGGCGCGCGCGATACCGACTTCCAGGCCCTGTTCGAACAGCGCTACGCCGACGAACGCTTCGTCGACGTGCTGCCCGCGGGCAGCGCGCCCGAAACCCGTTCGGTGCGCGGCTCGAACATGCTGCGCATCTCGGTGCAGCGGCCCAACAACGGCGATCTGCTGATCGTGCTGGTGGTGCAGGACAATCTGGTCAAGGGCGCGGCCGGCCAGGCGGTGCAGAACATGAACCTGATGTTCGGCCTGCCCGAGTCGGCAGGCCTCGACCAGGTCGCCATCCTGCCCTGA
- the rpsI gene encoding 30S ribosomal protein S9 has translation MIGNWNYGTGRRKTSVARVFIKKGTGKIVVNGKPVDEFFARETGRMVVRQPLVLTGLVESFDIKVNVHGGGETGQAGAVRHGITRALIDYDATLKSALSQAGFVTRDAREVERKKVGFRKARRRKQFSKR, from the coding sequence ATGATCGGTAACTGGAATTACGGAACCGGCCGTCGCAAAACCTCGGTGGCTCGCGTTTTCATCAAGAAGGGCACCGGCAAGATCGTCGTCAACGGCAAGCCCGTCGACGAGTTCTTCGCCCGCGAAACCGGCCGCATGGTCGTGCGCCAGCCCCTGGTCCTGACCGGCCTCGTCGAATCGTTCGACATCAAGGTCAACGTGCACGGCGGCGGTGAAACCGGCCAGGCCGGCGCGGTCCGTCACGGCATCACGCGCGCCCTGATCGACTACGACGCCACCCTGAAGTCGGCCCTGTCGCAAGCGGGCTTCGTCACCCGCGACGCGCGAGAAGTCGAACGCAAGAAAGTCGGCTTCCGCAAGGCACGTCGGCGCAAGCAGTTCAGCAAGCGCTAA
- the rplM gene encoding 50S ribosomal protein L13 yields MKTFVAKPHEVKRDWFVIDAKGKVLGRVASEVAHRLRGKHKPEFTPHVDTGDYIIIVNAADIVVTGNKAQGKKYFRHTTYPGGIRETNFEKMQQRFPGRAIQKAVKGMLPKGPLGYAMIKKLKVYAGAEHPHTAQQPKPLEF; encoded by the coding sequence ATGAAGACCTTTGTGGCCAAGCCGCATGAAGTCAAGCGTGACTGGTTTGTGATCGACGCCAAGGGCAAGGTCCTCGGTCGTGTGGCCAGCGAAGTCGCACACCGTCTGCGTGGCAAGCACAAACCCGAATTCACTCCGCACGTTGACACCGGTGACTACATCATCATCGTCAACGCCGCCGATATCGTCGTCACGGGCAACAAGGCGCAAGGCAAGAAGTACTTCCGCCACACCACCTACCCGGGCGGTATCCGCGAAACGAACTTCGAGAAAATGCAGCAGCGTTTTCCCGGCCGCGCCATCCAGAAGGCCGTCAAGGGCATGCTGCCCAAGGGTCCGCTGGGCTACGCCATGATCAAGAAACTCAAGGTGTACGCCGGTGCCGAGCACCCGCACACCGCTCAGCAGCCCAAGCCGCTGGAATTCTAA
- the pmbA gene encoding metalloprotease PmbA — translation MVNSSSSLPVAANHARFSELVEKVLDYARRAGASDAVAEVSESLGLSVSVRNNDIETVEQTRDRALDLTLYAGQSRGSASTSDFSDEALRQTVEAAWHIARHTAADPAAGLPDADRLATDGYPDLALHYAWPVGTEAAAELALRAERAARDTDARITNTDGATVGTYEGQFVMGNTRGFLGGYPYSRHSLSVAPIAGRGNHMQRDYWYSSQRDPRNLASPEAVGRYAAERTLSRLSARRIRTGKFPVLFEAPLALGLLGAFTQATNGGALYRKASFLVDALGKPVFADHIDVAEDPHVAGAMGSSPFDDEGVRTQARSVVSGGVLEGYFLSSYTARKLGMATTGNAGGSHNLSLTSRLTRPEDDFEAMLRKLGTGLLVTELIGQGVNYVTGDYSRGAFGYWVENGRIQHAVQEITIAGNLADMFRGIAAVGSDTISRGTKRTGSILIEQMSVAGT, via the coding sequence ATGGTCAACTCTTCCTCATCCCTGCCGGTGGCCGCGAATCACGCGCGTTTCAGCGAACTCGTCGAGAAGGTGCTGGATTACGCCCGGCGCGCCGGCGCCAGCGATGCGGTGGCCGAGGTCTCCGAAAGCCTGGGCCTGTCCGTCTCGGTGCGCAACAATGACATCGAGACCGTCGAGCAGACGCGCGACCGCGCGCTCGACCTGACCCTGTACGCCGGCCAGAGCCGCGGCTCGGCCTCCACCTCCGATTTCTCCGACGAGGCGCTGCGCCAGACCGTCGAGGCTGCCTGGCACATCGCCCGCCATACCGCCGCCGATCCCGCGGCCGGCCTGCCCGACGCCGATCGCCTGGCCACCGACGGCTACCCCGACCTGGCGCTGCACTACGCCTGGCCCGTGGGCACCGAGGCGGCCGCCGAACTCGCGCTGCGCGCCGAGCGCGCCGCCCGCGATACCGACGCGCGCATCACCAACACCGACGGCGCCACCGTGGGCACCTACGAAGGCCAGTTCGTCATGGGCAACACCCGCGGCTTCCTGGGCGGCTATCCGTATTCGCGGCACAGCCTGTCCGTGGCGCCCATTGCCGGGCGCGGCAACCACATGCAGCGCGACTACTGGTACTCGTCGCAGCGCGATCCGCGCAACCTGGCCTCGCCCGAGGCAGTGGGCCGCTACGCCGCCGAGCGCACCCTGTCGCGCCTGTCGGCGCGCCGCATCCGCACCGGCAAGTTCCCCGTGCTGTTCGAGGCCCCGCTGGCGCTGGGCCTGCTGGGCGCCTTCACCCAGGCGACCAACGGCGGCGCCCTGTACCGCAAGGCCAGCTTCCTGGTCGACGCGCTGGGCAAGCCCGTGTTCGCCGACCACATCGACGTGGCCGAAGACCCGCACGTGGCGGGCGCCATGGGCAGCTCGCCCTTCGACGACGAGGGCGTGCGCACGCAGGCCCGCAGCGTCGTGTCGGGCGGCGTGCTCGAAGGTTATTTCCTGTCCAGCTACACGGCCCGCAAGCTGGGCATGGCCACCACCGGCAACGCCGGCGGGTCGCACAATCTGTCGCTCACTTCGCGGCTGACGCGTCCCGAGGACGACTTCGAGGCCATGCTGCGCAAGCTGGGCACGGGCCTGCTGGTCACCGAGCTGATCGGGCAGGGCGTCAATTACGTCACCGGCGACTACTCGCGCGGCGCCTTCGGCTACTGGGTCGAGAACGGCCGCATCCAGCATGCGGTGCAGGAAATCACCATCGCCGGCAACCTGGCCGATATGTTCCGCGGCATCGCCGCGGTGGGCTCGGACACCATCTCGCGCGGCACCAAGCGCACCGGCTCGATCCTGATCGAGCAGATGTCGGTGGCCGGCACCTGA
- the yjgA gene encoding ribosome biogenesis factor YjgA, whose amino-acid sequence MHSEHPDSVGDDGLDDNGYDRPSKSQVKRELHALLDLGKELIELSPDRLKQLPLAERLYEAIREAQRTTSREGRRRQTHYVGKLMRDAPADVIRAQLDTWRNGSREETAAMHRLETLRERLLADDDALTELLQDYPDTDIQHLRAVIRAARKEAQHNAMLNPGQEPQRKQYRALFQALKSLAA is encoded by the coding sequence ATGCATTCCGAACACCCCGATTCCGTCGGCGACGACGGGCTCGACGACAACGGCTACGACCGTCCCAGCAAATCGCAGGTCAAGCGCGAACTGCACGCCCTGCTCGACCTGGGCAAGGAACTGATCGAGCTGTCGCCCGACCGCCTGAAGCAGCTGCCGCTGGCCGAGCGCCTGTACGAAGCGATCCGCGAGGCCCAGCGCACCACCAGCCGCGAAGGCCGCCGCCGCCAGACTCACTACGTGGGCAAGCTGATGCGCGATGCGCCGGCCGACGTCATCCGCGCGCAGCTCGACACCTGGCGCAACGGCTCTCGTGAAGAAACCGCGGCCATGCACCGGCTGGAAACGCTGCGCGAACGCCTGCTGGCCGACGACGACGCGCTGACCGAGCTGCTGCAGGACTATCCCGATACCGATATCCAGCACCTGCGCGCGGTCATCCGCGCCGCGCGCAAGGAAGCGCAGCACAACGCCATGCTCAACCCCGGACAAGAGCCGCAGCGCAAGCAGTACCGCGCCCTGTTCCAGGCATTGAAGTCGCTGGCCGCCTGA
- a CDS encoding alpha/beta hydrolase has protein sequence MTTDLPLLDCIEIETAPNPTHAVLWLHGLGADGNDFAPIVPELQAVLPPAVRFVFPNAPVQPVTINGGMAMRSWYDILGQDLVRREDGDGIRASELAVQALLRRENARGIPTERIVLAGFSQGCAMTLHTGLRLPQRLAGMVALSGYLPLADTATAERQSANQATPIFMAHGLYDPVVPVARAEASRHMLQSLGYDVRWHAYPMPHSVCAPEVEDIAGFLAEVLR, from the coding sequence ATGACCACCGACCTGCCCCTGCTGGACTGCATCGAGATCGAGACCGCTCCCAACCCGACGCACGCGGTGCTGTGGCTGCACGGCCTGGGCGCGGACGGCAACGACTTCGCGCCCATCGTGCCCGAACTGCAGGCGGTGCTGCCGCCCGCGGTGCGCTTCGTGTTTCCCAACGCGCCCGTGCAGCCGGTCACCATCAACGGCGGCATGGCGATGCGGTCGTGGTACGACATCCTGGGCCAGGACCTGGTGCGCCGCGAAGACGGCGACGGCATCCGCGCCAGCGAACTGGCCGTGCAGGCGCTCCTGCGCCGCGAGAACGCGCGCGGCATCCCGACCGAGCGCATCGTATTGGCCGGCTTCTCGCAAGGTTGCGCGATGACGCTGCATACCGGCCTGCGGCTGCCGCAGCGCCTGGCCGGCATGGTGGCGCTGTCGGGCTACCTGCCGCTGGCCGACACCGCCACGGCCGAACGCCAGTCGGCCAACCAGGCCACGCCCATCTTCATGGCGCACGGGCTGTACGACCCGGTCGTGCCCGTGGCGCGCGCCGAAGCGTCGCGGCACATGCTGCAGTCGCTGGGCTACGACGTGCGCTGGCACGCCTATCCCATGCCGCACTCGGTGTGCGCGCCGGAAGTCGAGGACATCGCCGGGTTCCTGGCCGAGGTGCTGCGCTGA
- a CDS encoding DUF4387 domain-containing protein, with protein MATATQPLTAFAKVIRSKNSGPFELTFDVMFDEDAPYLFVKRSGVINVENVAAAYSIMASDVLVCTAFDAARAFKITIKRPVSSGDLMDRDVYGCQQHVPLTRLQIPA; from the coding sequence ATGGCCACTGCCACCCAGCCATTGACGGCCTTCGCCAAGGTCATCCGCAGCAAGAACTCCGGGCCCTTCGAGCTGACCTTCGATGTGATGTTCGACGAGGACGCACCCTATCTGTTCGTGAAACGGAGCGGCGTCATCAACGTGGAGAATGTCGCTGCGGCCTATTCCATCATGGCCAGCGACGTGCTCGTGTGCACCGCCTTCGACGCGGCGCGGGCGTTCAAGATCACCATCAAGCGGCCGGTGAGTTCGGGCGATCTGATGGACCGCGACGTGTACGGCTGCCAGCAGCACGTGCCGCTGACGCGGCTGCAGATTCCGGCCTGA